The Sus scrofa isolate TJ Tabasco breed Duroc chromosome X, Sscrofa11.1, whole genome shotgun sequence genome has a segment encoding these proteins:
- the LOC100524727 gene encoding melanoma-associated antigen 10-like, which translates to MGPVGSHLPPSCLHFYLLPPTRVIMPHSPKRPRLTFEPGFQTLSEIESLLVTQIPTAEEEDTTSISSCSFTFSYPSTSPPSSPLIPGMLEEKQEQEEQEQQEEQEPEQEPATVMLGPPQSPQNSSSTSWSTSDGGWSSQEEKDTYFVQASAGTESLPRDLLDGKVADLVHFMILKYRLKEPITKAEMLKVVIKRYKSQFPMIFKKASKCLEVISGIDVKEVDPQIHSYVLVNSLDLTHDEMLSDDQSMPKNGLLIIILGVIFIEGNCAPEESIWDFLNIIGVYAGREHFIYGEPRKLITRDWVQENYLEYRKVPNSDPPLYEFLWGKRAHAETSKVKVMEFLAKIKGTDPISFSFWYEVALRDEEERTGAINGHVDSNTGMFIVQHCSAASPQPKNEPKSSLCVWRRQSGF; encoded by the exons ATGGG GCCTGTGGGATCCCATCTCCCACCATCCTGCTTGCACTTCTACCTGCTGCCTCCAACAAGAGTCATCATGCCCCACTCTCCAAAGCGTCCACGCCTCACATTTGAGCCAGGCTTTCAGACCCTAAGTGAGATAGAGAGCTTGCTGGTAACACAGATTCCCACAGCTGAGGAGGAAGATACCACCTCCATTTCCTCTTGCTCTTTCACCTTCTCTtacccctccacctcccccccttcctctcctctgatCCCGGGCATGCTAGAGGAGAAGCAGGAGCAAGAGGAACAGGAACAGCAGGAGGAACAGGAGCCGGAGCAGGAGCCTGCCACTGTGATGCTGGGTCCTCCCCAGAGTCCCCAGAACTCCTCCTCCACATCATGGAGCACATCAGATGGAGGTTGGAGCAGCCAAGAAGAGAAGGACACATACTTTGTTCAGGCCTCAGCAGGCACCGAATCCTTGCCCAGAGATCTGCTAGATGGGAAGGTGGCTGATTTGGTGCATTTCATGATCCTTAAGTATCGACTGAAGGAGCCCATCACAAAGGCAGAAATGCTAAAGGTTGTCATAAAGAGGTACAAAAGCCAATTCCCCATGATCTTCAAGAAAGCTTCTAAGTGCCTAGAGGTGATCTCTGGCATTGATGTGAAGGAAGTGGACCCCCAAATCCACTCCTATGTCCTTGTCAACTCGCTAGACCTCACCCATGATGAGATGCTTAGTGATGACCAGAGCATGCCTAAAAATGGTCTCCTGATAATTATCCTGGGTGTAATCTTCATAGAGGGCAACTGTGCTCCCGAGGAAAGCATCTGGGATTTCTTGAATATAATAGGAGTGTATGCTGGAAGAGAGCACTTCATTTATGGGGAGCCCAGGAAACTCATCACCAGAGATTGGGTGCAGGAGAATTATCTGGAGTACCGGAAGGTGCCTAATAGTGATCCTCCACTGTACGAATTCCTGTGGGGTAAAAGGGCCCATGCTGAAACCAGCAAGGTGAAAGTTATGGAATTTTTGGCCAAGATCAAAGGGACTGACCCTATTTCCTTCTCATTCTGGTATGAGGTGGCTTTAAGAGATGAGGAAGAGAGAACTGGGGCCATAAATGGCCACGTAGATAGTAATACTGGCATGTTCATTGTGCAGCATTGCTCAGCAGCTTCTCCCCAACCGAAGAATGAGCCTAAATCTTCACTCTGTGTTTGGAGAAGGCAGTCAGGGTTCTAA